The following proteins come from a genomic window of Mycobacterium sp. DL:
- a CDS encoding NADH-quinone oxidoreductase subunit M: MTSIPWLTVLWAVPMVGAALVLLLPAAQRALAKWVALAVSLVVLAVTAVVTVGFDPAGEQFQFVESHTWIPSFGTGYILGIDGIALALVVLTAVLVPLLIIAGWNDARDRLSWGGRSVNIYFALTLAVEGMVLISLVSLDILLFYVFFEAMLIPMYFLIGGFGGQNRSAAAVKFLLYNLFGGLIMLAAVVGLYVVTAQSDAFAAGTFDFRAIVAAVAGGEFVLNPMVMHLLFGGFMFAFAVKAPLWPLHRWLPDSAVEATPASAVLMMAIMDKVGTFGMIRYCLQLFPDSAKYFSPLIITLAVIGIVYGAIVAIGQTDVMRLIAYTSISHFGFIILGIFVMTSQGQSGSTLYMVNHGISTAALFLIAGFLVSRRGSRLISDYGGVQKVAPVLAGTFLVSGLATLSLPGLAPFISEFLVLIGTFTRYPVFAVIAASALVLSAIYILWMYQRMMTGPLHADLDGKGVLSDLVPRELVVVAPLIALLLVLGVYPKPAFDVINPAVTYTLTTIDQPDPAPRMAEGPTR, encoded by the coding sequence GTGACCTCGATCCCGTGGCTGACGGTTCTGTGGGCGGTGCCCATGGTCGGCGCTGCGCTGGTGTTGCTGTTGCCCGCCGCGCAGCGCGCACTGGCGAAGTGGGTGGCGCTGGCGGTATCGCTGGTGGTGCTGGCCGTCACGGCGGTGGTGACCGTCGGGTTCGACCCCGCCGGCGAGCAGTTCCAGTTCGTCGAGTCCCACACGTGGATACCGTCTTTCGGGACCGGCTACATCCTCGGCATCGATGGCATCGCACTGGCCCTGGTGGTCCTCACTGCCGTTTTGGTGCCCTTGCTGATCATCGCCGGCTGGAACGACGCCCGCGATCGGCTCAGCTGGGGTGGACGCTCGGTCAACATCTACTTCGCGCTGACCCTGGCCGTCGAGGGCATGGTGCTGATCTCGCTGGTGTCGCTGGACATCCTGCTGTTCTACGTGTTCTTCGAGGCGATGCTGATCCCGATGTATTTCCTCATCGGCGGGTTCGGCGGGCAGAACCGCAGCGCCGCGGCCGTGAAGTTCCTGCTGTACAACCTCTTCGGCGGCCTGATCATGCTCGCCGCGGTGGTCGGCCTGTACGTGGTGACCGCCCAGAGCGACGCCTTCGCGGCCGGAACGTTCGACTTCCGCGCCATCGTCGCCGCGGTCGCCGGCGGCGAGTTCGTGCTGAACCCGATGGTGATGCATCTGCTCTTCGGCGGCTTCATGTTCGCGTTCGCCGTCAAGGCGCCGCTGTGGCCGCTGCACCGGTGGCTGCCCGACTCGGCGGTCGAGGCCACCCCGGCCAGCGCCGTGCTGATGATGGCGATCATGGACAAGGTCGGCACCTTCGGCATGATCAGGTACTGCCTGCAGCTCTTCCCCGACTCCGCCAAGTACTTCAGCCCGCTGATCATCACGCTCGCCGTGATCGGGATCGTCTACGGCGCCATCGTCGCCATCGGCCAGACCGACGTCATGCGCCTGATCGCCTACACCTCGATCTCCCACTTCGGCTTCATCATCCTCGGCATCTTCGTGATGACCAGCCAGGGGCAATCCGGGTCGACGCTGTACATGGTCAACCACGGCATCTCGACGGCCGCACTGTTCCTGATCGCCGGGTTCCTGGTGTCCCGTCGGGGATCTCGCCTGATCAGCGACTACGGCGGAGTGCAGAAGGTGGCGCCGGTGCTCGCCGGAACCTTCCTGGTATCCGGCCTGGCGACGTTGTCGCTACCCGGTTTGGCACCGTTCATCAGCGAGTTCCTGGTCCTGATAGGCACTTTCACCCGGTACCCGGTCTTCGCGGTGATCGCGGCCAGCGCGCTGGTGCTCTCCGCGATCTACATCCTGTGGATGTATCAGCGGATGATGACCGGGCCCCTGCACGCCGACCTGGACGGCAAGGGTGTGCTGTCCGACCTGGTTCCGCGCGAGCTCGTCGTGGTGGCTCCGCTGATCGCACTTCTGCTGGTGCTCGGGGTCTATCCCAAGCCCGCATTCGATGTCATCAATCCCGCGGTGACCTACACGTTGACGACGATCGATCAGCCTGACCCGGCACCCCGGATGGCGGAAGGCCCGACACGATGA
- a CDS encoding TetR/AcrR family transcriptional regulator, producing MKAEPLPDDKTPAAGRPRDPRIDAAILRATADLLVEIGYSNVTMAAVAERAGTTKTALYRRWSSKAELVHEAAFPSTPTAMQAAPGDIAADLRAMVEATRDVFISPVVRAALPGLLAEMSADTELSGRVMARFSDVFGAVHTRLNDAIDRGEVRAGVDPGRLVDLIGGATLLALLQAPENLASPAWVDSTAAILLHGVVT from the coding sequence ATGAAAGCAGAGCCATTGCCGGATGACAAGACCCCGGCTGCCGGGCGCCCACGGGACCCGCGCATCGACGCTGCCATATTGCGTGCCACCGCGGATCTGCTTGTCGAAATCGGATATTCGAATGTCACGATGGCAGCGGTCGCCGAGCGTGCCGGGACCACCAAGACCGCGCTGTACCGCCGATGGTCGAGCAAAGCCGAGCTTGTGCACGAGGCCGCGTTCCCGTCGACGCCCACGGCGATGCAGGCCGCGCCGGGCGACATCGCCGCCGATCTGCGCGCCATGGTCGAGGCGACGCGTGACGTCTTCATCAGCCCCGTGGTCCGTGCGGCGCTGCCAGGGCTGCTCGCCGAGATGTCGGCCGACACCGAACTCAGCGGTCGGGTGATGGCCCGCTTCAGCGACGTGTTCGGTGCGGTGCACACCCGGCTCAACGATGCGATCGATCGGGGGGAGGTGCGCGCCGGCGTCGACCCGGGCCGCCTGGTCGACCTCATCGGCGGTGCCACGCTTCTGGCGCTGCTGCAGGCACCGGAGAATCTCGCGAGCCCGGCCTGGGTGGACAGCACCGCGGCGATACTGCTTCACGGCGTGGTGACCTGA
- a CDS encoding alpha/beta hydrolase produces MARGGSTRVRGAFAPAEALPQGRVVDVWSADGVRLHTEVFGPQGGYPIVLAHGITCAIRVWAHQITDLAEHYRVIAYDHRGHGRSSVPPRRGGYSLDHLAADLDAVLDATLAPGERAVIAGHSMGGIAITSWSERHPERVAQCADAVALINTTTGDLLRNVNFLPVPQRFSDVRTRAAGTVLRNLGGAPLVRAADLPSRRFVSTIAVGRDADPAIVDFVFEMFNGTPPAGRGGWARVLVDHLGPQHIGLKNLTVPTLVIGSRQDRLLPMVSSRRIAATAPNLARFVELAGGHCAILERPADVNEHLRWLVETTSGTQERRTSF; encoded by the coding sequence ATGGCACGAGGTGGTAGCACCCGAGTCCGGGGTGCCTTCGCCCCCGCCGAAGCTCTGCCCCAGGGTCGGGTGGTCGACGTATGGTCCGCAGACGGCGTGCGACTGCACACCGAGGTGTTCGGGCCCCAGGGCGGATATCCCATCGTGCTGGCACACGGCATCACGTGCGCCATCCGGGTCTGGGCTCACCAGATCACCGACCTGGCCGAGCACTACCGGGTGATCGCCTACGACCACCGCGGCCACGGCCGTAGTTCGGTGCCCCCGCGTCGGGGCGGCTACAGCCTGGACCACCTGGCGGCCGACCTCGACGCCGTGCTGGACGCGACGCTGGCGCCGGGGGAGCGCGCGGTCATCGCCGGACACTCGATGGGCGGCATCGCGATCACGTCATGGTCCGAGCGGCATCCCGAGCGTGTCGCCCAGTGTGCCGACGCTGTCGCGCTGATCAACACCACTACCGGTGACCTGCTACGCAACGTCAACTTCCTACCGGTGCCGCAGCGGTTCTCCGACGTGCGCACCCGTGCGGCGGGCACCGTGCTGAGGAACCTCGGTGGCGCCCCGCTGGTGCGTGCCGCAGATCTCCCGAGTCGCCGCTTCGTGTCGACGATCGCCGTGGGTCGCGACGCGGACCCCGCCATCGTCGACTTCGTCTTCGAGATGTTCAACGGCACCCCGCCGGCCGGGCGGGGTGGATGGGCCCGTGTTCTGGTCGACCACCTCGGCCCGCAGCACATCGGGCTGAAGAACCTCACCGTCCCGACACTGGTCATCGGCAGTCGGCAGGACCGGTTGCTGCCGATGGTCTCGTCCCGCCGGATCGCCGCGACCGCCCCGAATCTGGCCAGGTTCGTCGAACTCGCCGGAGGGCACTGCGCGATCCTGGAGCGGCCCGCTGACGTCAACGAGCACCTGCGGTGGCTGGTCGAGACGACGAGCGGAACTCAGGAGCGGCGCACCAGCTTCTGA
- the nuoN gene encoding NADH-quinone oxidoreductase subunit NuoN — MTVPTPSIEYVLLSPMLIVLGAAVLGVLVEAFAPRRQRYVAQVALSLVALIAAFVAVVVLARDLDGGNGFTAVMGAVAVDMPALFLQGTILLVGVLGVLLIGERRIGLPGQDPEDSAGLDAFTPQASAVVGSVDERLATKSGVVQTEVFPLTLFAVGGMLLFPAANDLLTMFVALEVLSLPLYLLCGLARRRRLLSQESALKYFLLGAFSSAFFLYGAAMLYGYAGTLKLDGIADALAAGTGKPSLALIGTGLLLVGVLFKVGAVPFHSWIPDVYQGAPTPITAFMAAATKIAAFGAMLRLFYVALPELRDDWRPVLWAIAILTMVIGTVTAVTQTDMKRMLGYSAVAHTGFILTGVIAGNEAGLSSTLFYLFAYGFSTVGAFAVVSLVRDGAGEEDTAMARWAGLGRRYPVVGIVFSLFLLAFAGIPLTSGFVSKFAVFKAAGEGGAIPLVVVGVLASAIAAYFYVRVIVLMFFTERPDDGPVVVVPSVLTTAVVTVTAAVTFMLGALPQPLLDLVNSADRFL; from the coding sequence ATGACTGTTCCCACGCCGAGCATCGAGTACGTCCTGCTGTCCCCCATGCTCATCGTGCTCGGTGCGGCCGTCCTCGGCGTCCTCGTCGAGGCGTTCGCACCTCGCCGGCAGCGCTACGTCGCCCAGGTGGCACTGAGCCTCGTAGCGCTGATCGCGGCCTTCGTCGCCGTCGTCGTGCTCGCGCGAGACCTGGACGGCGGCAACGGCTTCACCGCCGTGATGGGCGCCGTGGCCGTCGACATGCCCGCGCTCTTCCTGCAGGGCACCATCCTCCTTGTCGGGGTGCTGGGTGTCCTGCTCATCGGCGAGCGCCGGATCGGCCTGCCCGGGCAGGACCCGGAGGACTCCGCCGGCCTGGACGCCTTCACCCCGCAGGCCTCCGCGGTCGTGGGAAGTGTCGACGAGCGCCTGGCCACCAAGTCGGGTGTCGTCCAGACCGAGGTGTTTCCGCTGACGTTGTTCGCGGTAGGCGGCATGTTGCTGTTCCCGGCGGCCAACGACCTGCTGACGATGTTCGTCGCACTGGAGGTGCTGTCGCTCCCGCTGTATCTGTTGTGTGGACTCGCACGGCGCCGACGCCTGCTCTCACAGGAATCGGCGCTGAAGTACTTTCTGCTCGGGGCGTTCTCGTCGGCGTTCTTCCTGTACGGGGCCGCGATGTTGTACGGCTACGCGGGCACCCTGAAACTCGACGGCATCGCCGATGCGCTCGCAGCGGGCACCGGCAAGCCCTCGCTGGCCCTGATCGGCACAGGACTGCTGCTGGTCGGCGTGCTGTTCAAAGTCGGCGCCGTGCCGTTCCATTCGTGGATTCCCGACGTCTACCAGGGCGCCCCGACCCCGATCACGGCGTTCATGGCCGCGGCGACCAAGATCGCCGCGTTCGGCGCGATGCTGCGCCTGTTCTACGTGGCGCTGCCCGAGCTGCGCGACGACTGGCGCCCGGTGCTGTGGGCGATCGCGATCCTGACGATGGTGATCGGCACGGTCACCGCGGTCACCCAGACCGACATGAAGCGGATGCTCGGATATTCGGCGGTGGCACACACCGGCTTCATCCTGACCGGTGTCATCGCGGGGAACGAGGCCGGGCTGTCGTCGACCCTGTTCTATCTGTTCGCCTACGGTTTCTCCACGGTCGGTGCGTTCGCCGTGGTGAGCCTGGTCCGCGACGGCGCAGGCGAGGAGGACACCGCGATGGCGCGATGGGCAGGCCTGGGCAGACGTTATCCCGTTGTCGGCATCGTCTTTTCGCTGTTCCTTCTGGCGTTCGCCGGCATCCCGCTCACCAGTGGATTCGTCAGCAAGTTCGCGGTCTTCAAAGCGGCAGGCGAGGGGGGCGCCATCCCGCTCGTCGTGGTCGGCGTGCTCGCCAGCGCGATCGCGGCGTACTTCTACGTCCGGGTGATCGTGCTGATGTTCTTCACCGAACGCCCCGACGACGGCCCTGTGGTGGTCGTGCCCAGCGTGCTGACGACGGCCGTCGTCACCGTCACCGCGGCCGTCACGTTCATGCTCGGCGCGCTCCCGCAGCCGCTGCTCGACCTGGTCAACTCCGCGGACCGGTTCCTCTGA
- a CDS encoding flavin monoamine oxidase family protein, whose translation MADVVVVGAGFAGLSAARELVRLGYDVVVAEGRDRVGGRAYTATVAGVPVDLGATFVGPTQDAVLALAAELGCESVPTYGHGKNLIRWRGRVRSYRSTIPRLSIIELVDVSRIQWRFDRISKRVPVAEPWTSPIAYDLDGVSLDQWLRSVHAGASTRDLMAIMSRVTWGCEPDAVSMLHAVRYVKAAGGLGRMLDVDGGAQQDRFPAGTQQIATRMADELGERVMLNAPVQRIRRDPDGTVTVECEGAEFTARAVVVAIPPAHRAGIEFVPPLPPECQELTRHWPQGHLSKAYAAYDRPFWRDAGCSGEALSDEGPVFITFDVSPGDAGPGILLGFTDARMFDPLPAEKRREVALAGFAALFGEAASEPIDYLDHCWGTEQFAPGGPTAAVPPGSWTAHGRWLRTPVDTLFWAGTETADQWTGFLDGAVRSGLRAAGEAHQKLVRRS comes from the coding sequence ATGGCGGACGTTGTTGTCGTGGGAGCGGGATTCGCCGGACTCTCGGCGGCGCGCGAACTGGTGCGACTCGGGTACGACGTGGTCGTCGCCGAGGGTCGCGATCGGGTCGGTGGCCGGGCCTACACCGCGACCGTGGCCGGAGTGCCCGTTGATCTCGGGGCGACGTTCGTCGGACCGACGCAGGACGCGGTGCTTGCGCTGGCGGCCGAGCTGGGATGCGAGTCGGTGCCGACCTACGGCCACGGCAAGAACCTGATCCGCTGGCGCGGCCGGGTGCGGTCCTACCGCAGCACCATCCCCCGGCTCTCGATCATCGAGTTGGTCGACGTCTCCCGCATCCAGTGGCGGTTCGACCGGATCAGCAAGAGAGTCCCGGTGGCCGAACCGTGGACCTCGCCCATCGCCTACGACCTCGACGGCGTCTCGCTCGACCAGTGGTTGCGTTCGGTGCACGCCGGCGCATCCACCCGCGACCTGATGGCGATCATGTCCCGGGTGACCTGGGGATGCGAACCGGACGCCGTCTCGATGCTGCACGCAGTGCGTTATGTGAAAGCCGCGGGCGGCCTCGGGCGGATGCTCGACGTCGACGGTGGCGCCCAGCAGGACCGGTTCCCGGCCGGAACCCAGCAGATCGCGACGCGGATGGCCGACGAACTCGGCGAACGGGTGATGCTGAACGCCCCGGTGCAGCGCATCCGACGCGACCCCGACGGCACCGTGACCGTCGAATGCGAAGGCGCCGAGTTCACCGCACGCGCGGTCGTCGTCGCGATACCGCCCGCCCACCGCGCCGGTATCGAGTTCGTCCCACCCTTGCCGCCCGAGTGCCAGGAGCTCACCCGGCATTGGCCGCAGGGCCACCTCAGCAAGGCCTACGCCGCGTACGACCGCCCGTTCTGGCGCGATGCCGGCTGTTCGGGCGAAGCACTGTCCGATGAGGGGCCGGTGTTCATCACCTTCGACGTCAGCCCCGGCGATGCGGGCCCCGGCATCCTGCTGGGTTTCACCGACGCGCGGATGTTCGACCCGTTGCCGGCCGAGAAGCGACGCGAGGTCGCTCTCGCCGGTTTCGCCGCGCTGTTCGGCGAAGCCGCGTCAGAGCCGATCGACTACCTCGACCACTGTTGGGGCACAGAACAATTCGCGCCCGGCGGACCGACCGCCGCGGTGCCTCCCGGCTCGTGGACAGCCCATGGACGCTGGCTGCGCACGCCGGTGGACACCCTGTTCTGGGCGGGCACCGAGACCGCCGACCAGTGGACGGGCTTCCTGGACGGGGCGGTGCGCTCGGGACTGCGGGCGGCCGGCGAGGCGCATCAGAAGCTGGTGCGCCGCTCCTGA
- a CDS encoding NAD(P)/FAD-dependent oxidoreductase, giving the protein MHEVDTDHSEAEYSDVLIIGAGISGIGAAYRIEERNPQLNYRILERRSRIGGTWDLFRYPGIRSDSDIFTLSFPWEPWTRPENVADGEYIREYLTTTAHKHHIDEHIRFDTEVKSAEWDSATDTWTVHAEHGGAQRLYRARFLFFGTGYYSYDDPYQPKFPGIERFGGDVVHPQFWPEDLDYSGKRVVVIGSGATAISLIPALAQKAAHVTMLQRSPTYMMSMARIDPMVDFIRKILPRKLSHSVVRVRNAAFHILTYFMFRKAPNFGRKLIRSRAKAALPAGYDVDVHFKPRYNPWDQRMCLILDDDLFEQIKHGRAEVVTDTIDHVDETGIVLTSGGRVDADVIVTATGLQLQALGGIRIVIDGTEIEPTDRFVYKEYLLEDVPNLAWCIGYTNASWTLRADMTAKAFAKLVAYMDSRGYTHAYPHRGEGPITEKPAFDLQAGYIKRSPHALPKSGTHRPWNVRHNYVLDVIDHRFDRIEESMVFGRAAVREPRPV; this is encoded by the coding sequence ATGCACGAGGTAGACACAGACCATTCGGAAGCGGAGTACTCCGACGTCCTGATCATCGGCGCAGGGATTTCGGGGATCGGCGCCGCCTACCGCATCGAAGAGCGCAATCCCCAGCTCAACTACCGGATCCTCGAGCGGCGGTCCCGCATCGGCGGCACCTGGGACCTGTTCCGGTACCCGGGCATCCGATCGGACAGCGACATCTTCACGCTGTCCTTCCCGTGGGAGCCGTGGACCCGTCCGGAGAACGTCGCCGACGGTGAGTACATCCGCGAATACCTGACCACGACGGCGCACAAGCACCACATCGACGAACACATCCGCTTCGACACCGAGGTGAAGTCCGCGGAATGGGACTCCGCGACCGACACCTGGACGGTGCATGCCGAGCACGGCGGTGCGCAACGTCTCTACCGGGCACGCTTCTTGTTCTTCGGCACCGGCTACTACAGCTACGACGACCCCTACCAGCCGAAGTTCCCGGGCATCGAACGCTTCGGCGGCGACGTGGTCCATCCCCAGTTCTGGCCCGAGGACCTCGACTACTCCGGCAAGCGGGTGGTGGTGATCGGCAGCGGGGCCACCGCGATCAGCCTGATCCCCGCCCTCGCGCAGAAGGCCGCCCACGTCACGATGCTGCAGCGGTCGCCGACGTACATGATGTCGATGGCACGTATCGACCCGATGGTGGACTTCATCCGGAAGATCCTGCCGCGCAAGCTGTCTCACTCCGTGGTGCGAGTGCGCAACGCGGCCTTCCACATCCTGACCTACTTCATGTTCCGCAAAGCACCCAACTTCGGGCGCAAGCTCATCCGCAGCCGGGCCAAAGCCGCGCTGCCGGCGGGCTACGACGTCGACGTGCACTTCAAACCGAGGTACAACCCGTGGGACCAGCGGATGTGCCTGATCCTCGACGACGACCTGTTCGAGCAGATCAAACACGGGCGGGCCGAGGTGGTCACCGACACCATCGATCACGTCGACGAGACGGGCATCGTGCTGACGTCGGGCGGACGCGTCGATGCCGACGTGATCGTCACCGCCACCGGTCTGCAACTGCAGGCGCTCGGCGGCATCCGCATCGTGATCGACGGGACCGAGATCGAACCCACCGATCGTTTCGTCTACAAGGAGTACCTACTCGAAGACGTGCCCAACCTGGCGTGGTGCATCGGGTACACGAACGCGTCGTGGACGTTGCGTGCGGACATGACGGCCAAGGCGTTCGCGAAGCTGGTGGCCTACATGGATTCTCGCGGCTACACCCACGCCTATCCGCATCGCGGCGAGGGTCCCATCACCGAGAAGCCGGCCTTCGATCTGCAGGCGGGCTACATCAAGCGCTCGCCGCATGCGCTGCCGAAGTCAGGTACCCACCGGCCGTGGAACGTGCGGCACAACTACGTGCTCGACGTCATCGATCACCGGTTCGACCGGATCGAGGAGTCGATGGTGTTCGGCCGCGCCGCGGTGCGCGAACCCCGCCCCGTCTGA
- a CDS encoding enoyl-CoA hydratase has product MTEQLVLTVDLGAVRVVTLNRPAARNALSRDLMRAAYAALTAADADESVCAVVLTGSDPAFCAGVDLKEAARDGLSYFEEFRAQSCIAAVAKMSTPVIGAINGATFTGGLEMALGCDFLIASERAVFADTHARVGILPGGGMTARLPQLVGAAMARRLSMTGEVVDAARAERIGLVTEVVAHERLLERAVELAAQIADVPRPTMRGLKEIYTTGSSAVTGPALAAEEKIAFAQHRDFDTLDVQFRAVSERNKEQIRPR; this is encoded by the coding sequence ATGACCGAGCAACTGGTGCTGACCGTCGACCTCGGCGCTGTGCGCGTCGTGACGTTGAACCGACCGGCGGCGCGGAACGCGCTCAGCCGGGACCTGATGCGCGCCGCGTACGCCGCGTTGACCGCCGCCGATGCCGACGAGTCGGTGTGTGCGGTCGTGCTGACCGGCAGCGATCCGGCGTTCTGCGCCGGTGTGGACCTCAAGGAGGCGGCCCGCGACGGGCTGTCGTACTTCGAGGAATTCCGAGCGCAGAGCTGCATCGCGGCCGTCGCCAAGATGAGCACACCTGTCATCGGCGCCATCAACGGCGCCACGTTCACCGGTGGCCTGGAGATGGCGCTGGGCTGCGACTTCCTGATCGCCTCGGAGCGCGCGGTTTTCGCCGACACCCACGCTCGGGTGGGAATCCTGCCCGGCGGCGGCATGACGGCTCGACTCCCCCAGCTCGTGGGCGCGGCGATGGCACGGCGGCTGTCGATGACCGGAGAGGTCGTTGATGCCGCACGCGCCGAACGGATCGGGCTGGTCACCGAGGTGGTGGCCCACGAGCGACTGCTCGAGCGGGCCGTCGAACTCGCCGCCCAGATCGCCGACGTGCCGCGACCGACGATGCGCGGACTCAAGGAGATCTACACGACGGGGTCCTCGGCGGTGACCGGTCCGGCGCTGGCAGCAGAGGAGAAGATCGCCTTCGCCCAGCACCGCGACTTCGACACCCTCGACGTCCAGTTCCGCGCCGTGTCCGAGCGGAACAAGGAGCAGATCCGACCGCGGTAG
- a CDS encoding phosphotransferase family protein, whose protein sequence is MTNEPAVEEVGRLQRSSRDMTNVPAALSRWLSTILGDSTPEITVESGVDSNGMSSETIMLRGRWMQAGRPIEQKWVARVAPTEADVPVFEHYRLDHQHEVIRLVGELTDVAVPRVRWLETSGDVLGRPFFLMDRVDGSVPPDVMPYTFGDNWLYDAPVEHQQQLQNSTVEVLAKLHSIPDAQKTFGFLQDVDPPGDTALHRHFGWLKSWYEFSVPDIGRSPLVERALAWLEERFPDDVAAAEPVLVWGDARIGNVIYRDFTPVAVLDWEMATVGPREFDLAWIGFAHMVFQELTKLAGLPGMPDFLREDDVRATYQELTGVEVADLDWFYVYSGVIWCCVFMRTGARRVRFGEMERPDDVEALFYHASLLKRLIGEAN, encoded by the coding sequence GTGACGAATGAACCAGCCGTCGAGGAGGTCGGTCGCCTTCAACGGTCCAGCCGCGACATGACCAATGTTCCGGCGGCCCTGTCCCGATGGTTGTCCACGATCCTGGGCGACAGCACACCCGAGATCACCGTGGAGAGCGGCGTCGATTCCAACGGCATGTCCTCGGAGACGATCATGCTCCGCGGCCGGTGGATGCAGGCCGGCCGCCCGATCGAACAGAAGTGGGTGGCTCGGGTTGCGCCCACCGAGGCCGACGTGCCGGTCTTCGAGCACTACCGCCTCGACCACCAGCACGAGGTGATCCGCCTGGTCGGCGAACTGACCGACGTCGCGGTGCCGCGGGTTCGGTGGCTCGAGACCAGCGGTGACGTGCTCGGGCGGCCCTTCTTCCTGATGGATCGTGTCGACGGGTCCGTCCCGCCCGACGTGATGCCCTATACCTTCGGCGACAACTGGCTCTACGACGCACCCGTCGAACACCAGCAGCAACTCCAGAACAGCACCGTCGAGGTGCTGGCCAAGCTGCACTCGATTCCCGACGCACAGAAGACCTTCGGCTTCCTCCAGGACGTCGACCCCCCGGGGGACACGGCGCTGCACCGCCACTTCGGCTGGCTGAAGAGCTGGTATGAGTTCAGCGTCCCCGACATCGGCCGCTCACCGCTGGTCGAGCGGGCGCTGGCCTGGTTGGAGGAGCGCTTCCCCGACGACGTGGCCGCGGCGGAACCTGTTCTGGTGTGGGGTGACGCCCGCATCGGCAATGTGATCTACCGCGATTTCACGCCGGTCGCCGTGCTGGACTGGGAGATGGCCACCGTCGGACCGCGTGAGTTCGACCTTGCGTGGATCGGGTTCGCGCACATGGTCTTCCAGGAACTGACGAAGCTCGCGGGGTTGCCGGGCATGCCCGACTTCCTGCGCGAGGACGATGTGCGGGCCACCTATCAAGAGCTCACGGGTGTCGAGGTCGCCGATCTCGACTGGTTCTATGTGTACTCGGGTGTCATCTGGTGCTGTGTGTTCATGCGCACCGGAGCCCGCCGCGTCCGCTTCGGCGAGATGGAGAGACCCGACGACGTCGAAGCGCTCTTCTACCACGCATCACTGCTGAAAAGACTGATCGGAGAGGCGAACTGA
- a CDS encoding NADPH:quinone oxidoreductase family protein, whose protein sequence is MRAIQIAELEGPSAAKVVDIDEPTGTPDDVIVDVHAAGVAFPDALQSRGLYQYKPPMPYTPGAEIAGVVRSAPAGAHVKAGDRVAGLTMLFGAMAEVVALQPERLFTLPDSVSFEAGAGLLFNDLTVHFALRNRGRLRDGETVLVHGAAGGIGTSTLRLAPPFGASRVIAVVSSEDKVDVARSAGATDVVLADGFKDAVKELTDGRGVDIVVDPVGGDRFTDSLRSLAPGGRLLVIGFTGGDIPTIKVNRLLLNNVDAVGVGWGAWTLTHPGYLQEQWSDLEPLLASGAVSAPEPVVYPLERAAEAIASLEDRTAKGKVVVSLR, encoded by the coding sequence ATGCGTGCGATACAGATTGCTGAACTCGAGGGACCGTCGGCGGCGAAAGTGGTCGACATCGACGAACCCACCGGCACCCCCGACGACGTGATCGTCGATGTGCACGCCGCCGGGGTGGCGTTTCCCGACGCGCTTCAGTCCCGTGGGCTCTACCAGTACAAGCCCCCCATGCCCTACACCCCCGGCGCGGAGATCGCCGGCGTGGTACGCAGCGCCCCCGCCGGCGCGCACGTCAAAGCCGGCGACCGGGTGGCCGGGCTGACGATGCTCTTCGGCGCGATGGCCGAAGTTGTTGCGCTGCAACCTGAAAGACTCTTCACCCTGCCGGACTCGGTGTCCTTCGAAGCGGGCGCAGGTCTGTTGTTCAACGATCTGACGGTGCACTTCGCCCTGCGGAACCGCGGCCGGCTGCGCGATGGCGAAACGGTGCTGGTGCACGGTGCCGCGGGCGGTATCGGAACCTCCACGCTGCGACTGGCGCCCCCATTCGGCGCGTCCCGGGTGATCGCCGTGGTTAGCAGTGAGGACAAGGTCGACGTCGCACGGTCGGCGGGCGCGACCGACGTCGTGCTGGCCGACGGGTTCAAGGACGCGGTGAAGGAACTCACCGACGGACGCGGGGTGGACATCGTGGTCGACCCGGTCGGCGGCGACCGGTTCACCGATTCGCTGCGTTCGCTGGCCCCTGGCGGCCGGTTGCTCGTCATCGGCTTCACCGGCGGCGACATCCCCACCATCAAGGTGAACCGGTTGCTGCTCAACAACGTCGACGCGGTCGGCGTCGGCTGGGGCGCCTGGACCCTGACCCATCCCGGATACCTGCAGGAGCAGTGGTCCGACCTGGAACCGCTGCTGGCCTCGGGCGCGGTATCGGCGCCCGAACCGGTGGTGTATCCGCTCGAGCGGGCAGCCGAGGCGATCGCCTCCCTGGAGGATCGCACCGCCAAAGGCAAGGTCGTCGTGTCGCTGCGTTGA